In Nitrospira sp., the sequence TCTCAAGCCTATATCGGGGTACTCATCGACGATCTCATTACAAAAGATGCCTACGAACCTTATCGAATGTTCACGTCAAGAGCAGAGTATCGACTGCTCCTCCGTCACAACAACGCAGATCTCCGACTCATGCAGGTTGGGTATGACGTTGGTCTGATTCCTGAGGAAGCGTATGAGAGAATTGTGCAGAAGAAACATCTAATCGAAAAGGAGATCGAACTTCTGAATTCAGCCAGGCCGCTAGTCACCGCGGAAATACGGTTAGAGACAAAAGACACGTATCTCGAGAACGTCTCGCCTGCCATGACCATGGCACAGCTTCTTCGTCGGCAGGAATCAAGCTATCAAGAACTCTTAAGAGTTTTTCGCATGCCGTTCATTCAGGAAAATGAAATTGCTGAGGAGGTGGAACTCCGGATCAAGTATGAAGGTTATGTACGTCGTCAGATCCAACAAGTGGATAAGTTTAAGAAACTTGAGCAGAAACTAATTCCTCACACGTTCAATTACAACATGGTTTCAGGGTTTTCCAGGGAAGTTCGAGAGAAGTTCAATAGAGTAAGACCTGAGACAGTAGGCCAGGCATCGAGAATATCCGGCGTGACTCCTGCGGCCATATCGTTGCTTCTAGTTGCGATAGAAAAGAGTCGGCGCCAGCTTCCTTCTAGTCGACAAATAGTGTCGTAATATTCGAGTGGACCCAACCTTCCCTATTGACCTCACCCTCACATCAGCGTAATTGTTCCACGTGGAACAAACGAGTTCATCTTCCTTGCTGCTGCAGGCAAGCTCGACTGAAATTGGCGTTCCACTCAGTGCCAAGCAGGTGCAGCAGTTCATGGTGTACCTGCATCAGCTTCAACTTTGGAATCAGTCATTCAATCTCACAAGCCTTACCCTAGATGATGAGATCATCATCAAACACTTTGTGGATTCTCTTGTCGCGCTCAAAGCCGAGCACATTAAGGTTGGGGCCAAACTGCTCGATGTCGGGACGGGAGCTGGGTTTCCAGGAATCCCCATAAAAATTGCCAGACTTGACCTGGATATTACTCTCGTTGAGCCGACGAGGAAGAAGTCCTCTTTCCTTCACTTCATCGTAGGTCTCCTTCGGCTTGAAAACGTCGACATATTCGACGGAACCCTAGACAGATTCTTGAATGAGCATCTATCTCATGGATCATTTGACTACCTGACAACCCGCGCCTTGAGACATGAGTTGATTCTAGGCAATGGTACAAAGCTCCTTCGTCCGGGAGGAAAAGTCATTCTCTATTCGTCACAACCCATTAATCGTTCGTACTTTTCTTCCAACTGGTTATTGGAAAGCGAATACACGTTTCAGCTTCAGAAAGGACATGGGCGAAGAGTGATCTCCGTCGTTACACCCTCATCCTAAATCAACGGTTCTTAATGTTCCACGTGGAACAAATATGGTGTAGGAGTTCTTCGATGGGAAAGGTGGTTGCGGTCGCGAATCAAAAAGGCGGAGTTGGCAAGACCACTACGGCAATAAATCTTTCGTCCGCCATCGCGTTGGAAGGGAAATCCGTATTGCTCATCGATATGGACCCACAAGGAAACGCGACGAGTGGATTAGGCATTGACCACGAGTCCTTGAAGAACACAACTTATAGTTGCCTTGTTAAACACAGCACAATCCAAGAGTCTTCAACCCAGACATCAGTTCCAGGACTCTTAATCTTGCCGACAAACTCGGACCTTGCAGGGGCTGAAATTGAGCTCGTTAATACTGAAGGGCGCGAAGGCCATCTTAGAACCATCATCAGCGAGATCAGAGAGACGTACGACTTTGTTTTTCTAGATTGTCCACCAGCCCTTGGACTTCTCACCATCAACGCTCTTACCGCCGCAGATTCGGTCCTCATACCAGTCCAATGCGAATATTACGCGATGGAGGGTCTCACCAGACTCATCGGGAGTATCGATCTTGTCCGCCAATCGTTTAATTCAAACCTCGACCTGGAGGGGATTATTTTGACGATGTTTGATTCGCGCAATACCTTATCGAGACAAGTGGTCGAACAAATACGATCCCACTTCGTCGATAAGGTCTATCAAGCCGTCATTCCGCGCAATGTCTCACTCGCAGAAGCTCCAAGTTACGGCCGACCTGGAATTTTGTACAACGTGGCATCTGCAGGCTCGCAAGCATACGTATCTTTAGCTAAGGAGTTTATGGCCCATGGAGAAAAAAGCCCTCGGTAAAGGGCTCGGCGCCCTCCTCCCATCCTCCAAAACGAGCCAGCCAACGGAGCCGGCCGATATCCAGCGGATTCGGGTCGAGAGCATTGTGCCCAATCGCTATCAACCGAGGCACACCTTTCCCCAGGAAGAACTTGCTGAACTGGCGGCGTCTATCAAAGAGAGCGGGGTTCTTCAGCCGATTATAGTTCGCCGCAAGGGTGACGGCATTTACGAATTGATCGCCGGAGAACGCCGATGGCGAGCCTCGAAGGAAGCCGGTCTTGAGACCATCCCCGTCGTCGTTCGCAATTGCAGTGATCAAGAATCTCTCTTACTGGCATTAGTTGAGAATATCCAACGGGAAGACTTGAATCCGATGGAGACCGCGCGGGCGTATTCGCGCATGATGAATGAATTCGGCCTGACGCAGGACGCGATTGCCGTCAAAGTCGGACGTGATCGTTCCTCTGTCGCAAACTTTGTTCGACTGATCCATCTTCACCCTGAAGTACAGGAACTCGTCGAAGGGGGAACCCTGACAACCGGTCATGCGAAAGCCCTTCTCGGCCTCCAATCCTCGGATGAGCAGCTCAGAGTCGGCAAAATGGTGGCCGTAGGAGCTCTTTCTGTCAGAGAAACAGAAAAGCTCGTGGAACTCTCCCTTGCAGGAAAGCAGCGGCAGCCAAAGAGTCCTCGCAGTTCACACTGGGCTGATCTCGAAACCAGGTTACAGAAACGCTTCGGCACGAAAGTGACAATCCACTCCCACAAGCAAGGGGGAAAAGTCGTCATTCATTATTTTTCCCCCGACGAACTCGATGGAGTTGTGGAGACCCTCCTGAGTTAGCCCTCGTCTTGGGCTCGGTGCCACCTGCTCGCCCAAAAAGCTGATCTTGTTGCTTTTGCGGCATATGAACGCTAAATATCTCAGCGGAACCGACCGATATGCTCCCTAAGGATAAGGACTCCGCTGTTCAATAGGGCCCGGGTATTCCAAACACGTGAGAGGAGGGGCGAGTATGTGGAAGGACAAACAAGACGGTAGGCGTTCCGACGACGTTGACAGTGAGAGCAATGGGTCGAGTCTGGAGTCTATGCGACACGAGCCCGGGCAAGATGTCAGCGCTTTTGTCGGGAAAGGTGTTGTGTTCAAGGGGACCATCACCTACAACGGCACCGTGCGGATCGATGGGACCCTCGAGGGGGAAATCCATACCGATGGCATCCTGTTGGTTGGCGAAGAAGCTGTCATTACGGCGAAAGTTACGGCCGGCACCATCGTCTGTAAGGGGAAGATTACAGGGGATATTCATGCCAAAGACAAGATGAAGTTGCGAGCTCCTGCGATCATCGACGGCGGAGTCACCACACCCGTTCTCTCCATCGAAGAAGGGGTCCTCTTTAATGGCACTTTAGAGATGGGACAAGCCGCCCCCCAATACCAACGTGAAGCCACACCCCTTCACTCCATCGGCATTTCAGCCGAGCCGGCCATCCGGAGGGTCTCCGCCTAATCATGTGATACACTAGACAACAAAGAGATGAGGCGCCATCTCACCGAACGAGCTTCCTCTCCTGTCAGACCTCATTTGAGGACAATGCACTCGTCGGTTAGCGTCACAAGGAGTGAAGAAAGTTGATGTGGGCTCTAGGCGACAAAGGTGCTCAAGAGTCGAGCAACACCGATAATTTTACGTTTCTCGGAAAAGGGGTCGATTTCAAAGGCGTTCTCAATTTTGATGGGACCATCCGCATCGACGGCCGCGTTGAAGGCGAAGTCCACACCACCGGGGCTCTCATTATCGGAGAGCAAGCGGTTATCAAAGGCATTCTTTCGGTAGGTACCCTGATGACCAGCGGGAAGATCAACGGCACGGTGACAGCCACCGACAAAATTCAAATCCTTAAGCCAGGCATCCTCATCGGCGATCTTCGCACACCGGGCATTTCGATTGAGGATGGCGCCCACTTCCATGGCATGTGTGACATGGGAGCCCATAAATGGACCGATGAACACCCATCACCCTCCAAGAACGTTCACGATTTGGCATCCCATCGAGCCAAAGCGCAGGCGATAGACCTCTAGCCCTTTATCGACTTCTCCCTGTACAATGCTGTGCCAATGAATCGCCAGACCGTCCTTCTCGGTATGAGCGGCGGAGTTGATAGCTCCGTTGCAGCAGCATTACTCGTCCGCCAAGGCTACGCGGTGCACGGGATTACTCTGCAGGTTTGGGAACCCGAAGACGAAGCCGTATCACCATCCAAGAAGTGGCAAGAGCGCGGATGTTGTAAGGTCGGCATCGCCAAGCACGTCGCCAGACTTCTCAACATCTCCCACGAAGTCATCGATGCCAGGGATATCTTTCGGAAGGGAGTCGTTGACGATTTTCTCTACGGCTATACCACTGGCACGACACCCAATCCCTGTGTCCGCTGTAACGAGAGAGTGAAGATTCGGGGACTCATGGATCTCGCCGCCTCGCGGGACTTCAGTTATGTAGCGACAGGTCATTACGCTCGACTTCAGAAACACCAGGGAACTCCGGTCCTCGTGCGAGCCACTGATGATCGCAAGGATCAAACCTACTTTCTCTACCGCCTCAACCCTTCCTGGCTATCCAGACTCCTTTTTCCTCTCGGCAACCTGGTCAAATCGGACGTCTGGAGGGAAGCCGAGACTTTGGGCCTCCCGGCCGATGAGCTGAAGGAAAGTCAGGAGATCTGCTTTGTCACTCAAGGAGACTACCGCACATTCATCGAAAAAGAGGTTCCAGAAGCCAAGAAACCAGGCCTCCTTATCGATGAGACCGGGCAGCCCTTGGGCCGACACGACGGCATTGCGTTCTACACACCGGGCCAACGCCGCGGCCTGGGCATTGCCACAGGACAGAGGCTCTATGTTCAGGAAGTCCGCCCAGCGACGAATACCGTTGTGCTCGGTCAGGAGGAATCCCTGCACAGACAAGAGTGTACGGTGAGCGACCTCAATATCTTTGTGTCTCATTTATTGGAGCGCCCAACTGAAGTTCACGTCAAAGTCCGCTACGCGACACCCCCGACGCCCGCAATTCTGTCACCGTTGACCTCCTCAAGCATGCGCGTTGAGTTCCGGAAGCCTCAACGGGCCTTAAGCCCCGGCCAATCCGCAGTCTTCTATGATGGAGATCAGGTCCTCGGAGGTGGAATTATCCAACCGTTCTAACGCCGCCTGACCCACCTCTTCATCTTGACTTGTCCCGTAATCTTCCTATAGCCTTCGAGACGAATGAAGCGGGCGAGAAGTGCCTCCATTTCGGTGGCATAACCGGTCGAAGTCCATACTTACCGCATTCATGAGAGGTTTCGATGTTCGGTTCATTTGGCTGGATGGAATTACTGCTGATTTTAATCATTGTCCTGATCATTTTCGGGGCCGGGAAGCTTCCCCAATTGGGAGAAGGCCTCGGTAAAGCCATCAAGGGTTTCAAGAAGTCCGTACACGAGGCCGATGCCATTGACGTGACACCGGCCGAACAATCTGAGCAGCCTCAGTCGCAGTCTGCCTCCTCCAGTCACGTCAATGCCCGATCAGAAACCACACAATCGTCAGCCCCCCAATCGGCGCAACCGGATCAGGTGAAACAAGGGTAGAAGACCTGAGTGTGCTGTGACGACTGGACGCGGGGAGATTAACGGCATTACTATTACTGCCCTGAATCATGTTTGGATTGGGAGCCAGCGAGATCTTAATTATTCTGGTGATCGCCTTTCTCTTATTTGGCCCGAAACAGCTTCCTGAAGTCGGACGCCAAGTTGGGAAAGCCATTAAGGGCTTTAAAGATACGGCCGAGGATCTTCGCAAGTCGGTGGAACCGGAGTTAAACATGATCCAGCAAGAAGTCAAAATGGTCGAACAGGACTTTCAAGCTTCTATGAAGGAAGCTGAAGAAGAGATCACCGCTGCCGGTAAACCACCTGAGGAGGCCTCCGCGTCTGTCAGCAGATCTGGCCCCGTGTAACCAGGAATGTTCAGTGCGGTGGCTTCAGGAAGATGACACGAACTTAGCTTCTCATCTATTATCCGGCTCTCATTGAACCCTCCCATTGACGTTATATAGATAATCATATATACGGGCATCTCGTTACCCACTCTTTTTCATCGTGCTGAAGGGCCTGCGCGAGTCGACCATTTCTTGTTCAGGGCATGGGTACCGTAAGGACGATTCCTAAACCGACAGTTCGGCGATCCTGGAAGACGGTCCTCCTCGCGGCGATAACGGCGGCGGTCGGGCCATTTATCCTCTGTGGTCCAACCGAGGGCGCCTTCGAATTGCCCGAAGGGGAAAAGATTACCAATCCAATCGTCATCGGGCGTGGCATACCTCAAAAGGAAGCCTACGAACTGTTCGATCCAAAGATCGGCAGAAACTTCGACATTAGAAACCTCTGGCTTCGCGCGGATCTGCGTGTACGTCCTGAATTCCGCAGCAACGTCTGTTTCGGTGGCGGTATCGGCGCCAGCGGACAATGTAACGCCCCTGGTACTGCTCCAAATAACTTGCCAGGCAGCGCCACCGATCAATTCGTCCAGCAGATGATCCGATTGGGCATCGGCTATGATTTGTCACCCAACGTCAACTTTTACCTGGAGCTCATTGATTCACGCACCTGGGGCGGAAACGGCACGCCGGTCGGACCCGGGGGCGCTGGGAACAACGGAGACCCTTCGATCCAGACCTGTGGGGCCACGCCTGAGCCGGGCCAGCGGCCGGTCTGCACCCTCGGCGTGCGAGCCGGCTACATGTTGATTCGTAACTTTGTCGGCATACAGGGTCTGGGTCTCAAGGCCGGTCGGCAGTATCTGGTGTTCGGCGATCAGAGCTTGTTCGGTCACTTTGATTGGTCCAACACCGGCTTCTCGTTTGACGGGGTCATGATGCAATACAGTAACAGCATACTGGATTCTCATGTCGGCTGGTTTCGAACGGCAGAAACGGACCTCCTCCAAGGGGCGGGCGTCGGCAGTGGTCAAGCGAACATCGCCAATGCCGACGGTGATGCCGACCTGATCATATTCTACAATCAGATCAAGACTGTACCAGGGTTTCTCATCGAACCGTACTATATCTATTACAACAACAACATTGGTGGAGGCGCCATTTCCTCACAGGGGTTGGGTACCCCGAAGCACGGTGATCAGAATCGCCATACCCTCGGAGCCAGGGTAGCCATGAAGAAAGGTTACTTCGATCTCTCTAGCGAAGTGGTCTATCAGTTCGGACAGATGGGGGACACAGCTGCCAGCGCAAGCAGCCTGTGCGGTCCTTCAGGAGGTGAGGGCAAGTGTCTCCACATCAGTGCATTGGCGACCAGGAACTGGATCGGGTATACAGCATTCAACTGGCCATGGAAACCTCGGGTAGCCTTCAATTTTGACTATGCCTCTGGAGACAGCGGTGCGAACTGTACGCTAAATTCAGCCTATGGCCCTTGTAAGACCGCCAATACGTTTGAAAACTTCTTTCCGACGAATCACATCCATATGGGATATATGGATGTACAAGCGTGGAAGAACATGATCAGTTTCTCCGCCAACATACAAGCCCGACCCACCGTGAATGATCACATCGAGGTATGGTACACAAACCTGCACCTGGCCAATGCCCGAGATAATTGGTATCGCGCAAGCCAGGGTGTCTATGTCTTCTCACAGCCGGGCAACACCAAGACCGATATCGGTGACGAGATTGATGTCGTCTGGACCCATTTCCTCATGGATGGCATGGTAGCCTTTCAAGGTGGCTATGGCCATCTGTGGCCTGGTTCATATATTTCGCAAAACCTCGGGCGAACTGCAGCAGGACAGGATTGGGCTTACGCCCAGCTCTGGATCAACTTTTAAGCTGCCATACACTCTACCCACCTCACCACCATAGACAGTCTTCACCACTGATCAGACTTCACCATGTTGTGAACTGGCCGGCCTGCGCAAGTCTTTCCTGAAGTTCGCCGTAGTGCTGTGTCACGGGAAACCGAGGAAATTCTTTCGGCAAATGGTCCGGTGGCCGAAAGAAAAATCCGGCGTCGGCTTCGCCCAGCATCGCGGTGTCGTTGTACGAATCACCGGCAGCCATGGTAAAGAAGTTCAGCGATTTGAGCGCAGCCACCGCATGCTTCTTGGGGTCCTGCATTCTCATGTGGTAGTTCATGATGCGGCCGTTCCCGTCGATTTCCAGCTGATTGCAGAGGAGAGTCGGGAAGCCCAGTTGTCGCATCAGTGGCTGGGCGAACTGATAGAACGTGTCCGACAAAATAATGACCTGACAACGCTCCCGCAGCCACGCGAGGAAGTCAGTTGCCCCGTCTAAAGGACCCATTTTGGCGATCACATCCTGAATATCCCCGATCTTCAATGCCTGTCGATCGAGTATGTCCAACCGCTGCCGCATGAGCTTATCATAATCGGGCATCTCACGGGTGGTGATTTTCAACTCATCGAGACCTGTCGTCGCTGCCACATTGATCCAGATCTCCGGAACGAGCACCCCTTCCAGATCCAAACAGACCACCACAGGCTTCCGCATGCGATCTCTCCTCTTCGTCAATCAAGCCACAGTCGCTCTGGTTGTGTGGCGGCCAATCCTTTCGACGGACTTAGAGACCAATTTGGTGCTCCGTTGATAGGGGGTAGAAATTAATATGCCGCTGTTCGGTGAATCAAGAGCCATGGTGCCGCGGAGCCAACAATGTGGCAAGGTGCATGTCGATTCGATCGTCCGGTTCATATCGCGTGGACATGGCTCCTTCTCGATTTATGCGGAGCACCGTCACCGACAGATCCTACCGGTCCTTTGGCCCTACCCCAAATGGACTCCCGCATAAGGCCATCTTTGGGTCTTGCGCGTTTCACCAAAAGGCGTAGATTTGCTCGTGCGCGGGTACACCTACCCTGCCGAACATGAGATAGCCAGGGAGAGGTCGTCGCTCATACCGAGTCAGCGAGGTGTACCCCCGCTCAATCATCCCCTCTCACATTCTTTCCAGCACAGAACGATCCTCACCCGCCCAACATTGCATGATCCACTCAATAGGTTCTACCGATCTTGCTCCTTTCATAAAGAAGCTCGATAATAGCGCATGGGAGAGCCGATCGTCTTTTCCGGCCATGTCATTGGTCTGCTCAAAGAGTACATGCGGGACCTTGTCGATCAGGCAACGCAAGAGCAGCACTCCCAAGCACAGTTCGGCTTTACTCCCCTGCCGTATCGTCCCGATCAGGCTTTGTCCGACCTCCTCGCCCTGCTGGACGATCGCATCGAATCGGAAGGCATCCAAGTAGGCTTGCCCGAATCTCTCCTCCATGAGCTCTGGAGTCTCTGTAACGAAGCAGTTGAGCCGATCGCTGATCACATCTGGCTGGAAGGAAACCTTGATGGTCGGAGCATGACTAAGGCGCAAACAAGGGAGCTGACCTATCAGGCCCTGATCGAGTTTATTGAGTCCCGCTCACGAGAAAGAACCTAGACCCATGCTTCCCTGGATACGATCATCGGTGAATAGGTGTATCGTGGCCGGATTCTGTCTAGTTCTGCAGGAATGTAGAGATGCAGCTCGCGATCTCTATGTGCTTGTTCATAAAGGGGGCGTCTATCACCTCGCATCCCCGTGATACACGATCGGCACATTTTGGCTGTTCGGAGCATTACCTTGCCCGAGGAGTTCAGAAAGAAGAGGACGGAATGGGGCGAAAAAGGTATTGGTTGATGAAATCGGAACCCTCCACTTTCTCGATTGATGACTTGATGCGATCTCCTCACCAGACAACCTGTTGGGACGGAGTACGCAACTATCAAGCTCGGAATTTCATGCGCAGCATGGCAGTCGGCGATCAAGTCCTCTTTTACCACAGCAACGCGGATCCACCGGCGGTCGTAGGCATCGCAGAGGTCGTCAAGACCGCCTACCCTGATCCGACACAATTCGACAAGAGGGACAAGCACTACGAC encodes:
- the rsmG gene encoding 16S rRNA (guanine(527)-N(7))-methyltransferase RsmG encodes the protein MEQTSSSSLLLQASSTEIGVPLSAKQVQQFMVYLHQLQLWNQSFNLTSLTLDDEIIIKHFVDSLVALKAEHIKVGAKLLDVGTGAGFPGIPIKIARLDLDITLVEPTRKKSSFLHFIVGLLRLENVDIFDGTLDRFLNEHLSHGSFDYLTTRALRHELILGNGTKLLRPGGKVILYSSQPINRSYFSSNWLLESEYTFQLQKGHGRRVISVVTPSS
- a CDS encoding AAA family ATPase, producing the protein MGKVVAVANQKGGVGKTTTAINLSSAIALEGKSVLLIDMDPQGNATSGLGIDHESLKNTTYSCLVKHSTIQESSTQTSVPGLLILPTNSDLAGAEIELVNTEGREGHLRTIISEIRETYDFVFLDCPPALGLLTINALTAADSVLIPVQCEYYAMEGLTRLIGSIDLVRQSFNSNLDLEGIILTMFDSRNTLSRQVVEQIRSHFVDKVYQAVIPRNVSLAEAPSYGRPGILYNVASAGSQAYVSLAKEFMAHGEKSPR
- a CDS encoding ParB/RepB/Spo0J family partition protein → MEKKALGKGLGALLPSSKTSQPTEPADIQRIRVESIVPNRYQPRHTFPQEELAELAASIKESGVLQPIIVRRKGDGIYELIAGERRWRASKEAGLETIPVVVRNCSDQESLLLALVENIQREDLNPMETARAYSRMMNEFGLTQDAIAVKVGRDRSSVANFVRLIHLHPEVQELVEGGTLTTGHAKALLGLQSSDEQLRVGKMVAVGALSVRETEKLVELSLAGKQRQPKSPRSSHWADLETRLQKRFGTKVTIHSHKQGGKVVIHYFSPDELDGVVETLLS
- a CDS encoding polymer-forming cytoskeletal protein; this translates as MWKDKQDGRRSDDVDSESNGSSLESMRHEPGQDVSAFVGKGVVFKGTITYNGTVRIDGTLEGEIHTDGILLVGEEAVITAKVTAGTIVCKGKITGDIHAKDKMKLRAPAIIDGGVTTPVLSIEEGVLFNGTLEMGQAAPQYQREATPLHSIGISAEPAIRRVSA
- a CDS encoding polymer-forming cytoskeletal protein, whose product is MWALGDKGAQESSNTDNFTFLGKGVDFKGVLNFDGTIRIDGRVEGEVHTTGALIIGEQAVIKGILSVGTLMTSGKINGTVTATDKIQILKPGILIGDLRTPGISIEDGAHFHGMCDMGAHKWTDEHPSPSKNVHDLASHRAKAQAIDL
- the mnmA gene encoding tRNA 2-thiouridine(34) synthase MnmA, which gives rise to MNRQTVLLGMSGGVDSSVAAALLVRQGYAVHGITLQVWEPEDEAVSPSKKWQERGCCKVGIAKHVARLLNISHEVIDARDIFRKGVVDDFLYGYTTGTTPNPCVRCNERVKIRGLMDLAASRDFSYVATGHYARLQKHQGTPVLVRATDDRKDQTYFLYRLNPSWLSRLLFPLGNLVKSDVWREAETLGLPADELKESQEICFVTQGDYRTFIEKEVPEAKKPGLLIDETGQPLGRHDGIAFYTPGQRRGLGIATGQRLYVQEVRPATNTVVLGQEESLHRQECTVSDLNIFVSHLLERPTEVHVKVRYATPPTPAILSPLTSSSMRVEFRKPQRALSPGQSAVFYDGDQVLGGGIIQPF
- the tatA gene encoding twin-arginine translocase TatA/TatE family subunit, yielding MFGSFGWMELLLILIIVLIIFGAGKLPQLGEGLGKAIKGFKKSVHEADAIDVTPAEQSEQPQSQSASSSHVNARSETTQSSAPQSAQPDQVKQG
- a CDS encoding twin-arginine translocase TatA/TatE family subunit; this encodes MFGLGASEILIILVIAFLLFGPKQLPEVGRQVGKAIKGFKDTAEDLRKSVEPELNMIQQEVKMVEQDFQASMKEAEEEITAAGKPPEEASASVSRSGPV
- a CDS encoding alginate export family protein, which encodes MGTVRTIPKPTVRRSWKTVLLAAITAAVGPFILCGPTEGAFELPEGEKITNPIVIGRGIPQKEAYELFDPKIGRNFDIRNLWLRADLRVRPEFRSNVCFGGGIGASGQCNAPGTAPNNLPGSATDQFVQQMIRLGIGYDLSPNVNFYLELIDSRTWGGNGTPVGPGGAGNNGDPSIQTCGATPEPGQRPVCTLGVRAGYMLIRNFVGIQGLGLKAGRQYLVFGDQSLFGHFDWSNTGFSFDGVMMQYSNSILDSHVGWFRTAETDLLQGAGVGSGQANIANADGDADLIIFYNQIKTVPGFLIEPYYIYYNNNIGGGAISSQGLGTPKHGDQNRHTLGARVAMKKGYFDLSSEVVYQFGQMGDTAASASSLCGPSGGEGKCLHISALATRNWIGYTAFNWPWKPRVAFNFDYASGDSGANCTLNSAYGPCKTANTFENFFPTNHIHMGYMDVQAWKNMISFSANIQARPTVNDHIEVWYTNLHLANARDNWYRASQGVYVFSQPGNTKTDIGDEIDVVWTHFLMDGMVAFQGGYGHLWPGSYISQNLGRTAAGQDWAYAQLWINF
- the thrH gene encoding bifunctional phosphoserine phosphatase/homoserine phosphotransferase ThrH, whose protein sequence is MRKPVVVCLDLEGVLVPEIWINVAATTGLDELKITTREMPDYDKLMRQRLDILDRQALKIGDIQDVIAKMGPLDGATDFLAWLRERCQVIILSDTFYQFAQPLMRQLGFPTLLCNQLEIDGNGRIMNYHMRMQDPKKHAVAALKSLNFFTMAAGDSYNDTAMLGEADAGFFFRPPDHLPKEFPRFPVTQHYGELQERLAQAGQFTTW
- a CDS encoding EVE domain-containing protein — protein: MGRKRYWLMKSEPSTFSIDDLMRSPHQTTCWDGVRNYQARNFMRSMAVGDQVLFYHSNADPPAVVGIAEVVKTAYPDPTQFDKRDKHYDPESNPSAPRWDMVDIKYIRKFTRSMTLDELRKETKLKGMALLQKGSRLSVQPVTLLEWRHIMKLAED